Proteins encoded together in one Bombus pascuorum chromosome 16, iyBomPasc1.1, whole genome shotgun sequence window:
- the LOC132915037 gene encoding extended synaptotagmin-2 isoform X2 — MEGNCEDNKVSKPNPWPYMNVGSLTISFFTKLATVGFIWSWGYLNLNIAWLIAPIALVAWKTERRKDNELKAITAQASVMAKEKELIMSRLDELPSWVYFPDFDRAEWLNKVLYKIWPSINQFARELCKQSIEPAIVEKLGEYKVKGFQFERLVLGRIPLKIYGIKAYDKNTSRNEVIVDADIIYAGDCDITFSVGNIKGGIRDFQIRGIIRIVMKPLLPAIPIVGGVQAFFLNPPAINFNLVGVADVLDLPGFNEILRKTIVEQIAAFVVLPNKIVIPLSESVPVESLKIPEPEGVLRIHVVEAKHLMKKDIGMLGKGKSDPYAIINIGAQEFRTKTIDNTVNPKWDFWCECAVTSAIAQQMTVLLWDYDDTKGDESLGRATIEVSRVKKKGNIDTWISLEQAKHGMVHLRLTWLQLSKNVADLQDALIETQELRITSMSTALLILYIDSARNLPCIRGNKQPDVYLEASVGGSTKRTATILRSCDPVWEQGFTFLVSNPQTGVLHIKITDEKTGVIVGEMSHNISLLLKQNNLEITQQPYDLQMAEVDSKLILSMSLNILKYEEPEPTSEEDDDDHDINQLNKRIERQESNISTISASLPASPLKRQPSKESVKSLTHSTGSAAIIVPEESGTAEEELIVIATDQSSAPVGDQQLIHRNTNMTSSAGEAKLGRIQLSLRYSVQRQKLIIVVHKIANLPLPQNDPHNIPDPYVKLYLLPDRHKETKRKTAVIKDNCNPIFDEQFEYVVSQADLNSRTLEVSVCTQKGWLSTGSNVMGQIYLSLAEIDVTKSSTSWYDIQPETKD, encoded by the exons ATGGAAGGTAACTGTGAAGACAATAAAGTATCTAAGCCAAATCCTTGGCCATACATGAATGTGGGCTCCTTGACCATatcattttttactaaattggCAACTGTTGGTTTTATTTGGAGTTGGGGATATCTAAACTTAAATATAGCGTGGTTAATTGCACCAATTGCTTTGGTAGCATGGAAAACAGAACGCAGGAAAGACAACGAATTAAAAGCAATTACTGCCCAAGCTAGTGTTATGgctaaagaaaaagaactaaTAATGAGTCGATTGGATGAATTACCTTCTTGGGTTTACTTCCCTGATTTTGATAGAGCTGAATGGTTAAATAAA gttttgtacaaaatttggCCAAGTATAAATCAATTTGCTCGTGAACTTTGTAAGCAAAGTATAGAACCTGCTATAGTAGAAAAATTAGGAGAGTATAAGGTAAAGGGATTTCAATTTGAAAGGCTGGTCTTAGGTCGTATT cCTCTAAAAATTTATGGTATTAAAGcatatgataaaaatacttCGAGGAATGAAGTCATTGTGGATGCagatattat atatgcTGGTGATTGTGATATTACTTTCTCGGTTGGAAATATAAAAGGTGGTATTAGGGATTTTCAG attcgcGGAATAATTAGAATAGTTATGAAACCACTATTACCTGCAATTCCTATAGTTGGAGGTGTGcaagcattttttttaaatccaccagctattaattttaatttggtTGGAGTCGCGGATGTTCTCGATTTACCTGGATTTAA tgAAATTTTAAGGAAAACGATAGTGGAACAAATAGCAGCCTTTGTAGTATTgccaaataaaattgttataccATTGAGCGAGTCAGTGCCAGttgaatcgttaaaaatacCAGAGCCTGAA gGTGTTTTAAGAATTCATGTAGTAGAAGCAAAACACCTTATGAAAAAGGATATAGGAATGTTAGGTAAAGGTAAATCTGATCCATAtgctattataaatattggagCACAAGAATTTAGAACAAAGACTATAGATAATACTGTGAATCCAAAATGGGATTTCTGGTGTGAG TGTGCCGTGACGTCAGCCATCGCTCAACAAATGACTGTGCTGTTATGGGACTATGATGACACCAAAGGAGATGAAAGTCTTGGAAG GGCTACTATCGAAGTTAGTAGAgtgaaaaagaagggaaataTTGATACA TGGATTTCATTGGAACAAGCAAAACATGGTATGGTTCATTTACGTTTAACATGGCTTCAACTTTCAAAAAATGTTGCAGATTTGCAagat GCATTAATCGAAACTCAAGAACTCAGAATAACATCAATGAGTACAGCTCTTCTTATACTTTATATTGACTCAGCAAGAAATTTACCA TGTATTCGAGGTAATAAGCAGCCTGATGTTTATCTTGAAGCAAGTGTTGGTGGAAGCACAAAAAGAACAGCTACTATATTACGTTCTTGTGATCCAGTATGGGAACAAGGTTTTACCTTTTTAGTGAGCAATCCACAAACTGGTGTTTTACATATAAag aTCACAGATGAAAAGACTGGTGTCATAGTGGGGGAAATGAGTCacaatatttctttacttttgaAACAGAATAATCTTGAAATTACACAACAGCCTTATGATCTGCAAATGGCCGAAGTTGATagcaaattaatattatccaTGTCACTAAAT ATTTTGAAATACGAAGAACCTGAGCCTACTTCAGAAGAAGATGACGACGACCACGATATTAATCAATTGAATAAAAGAATCGAACGCCAAGAATCAAATATCAGCACGATATCAGCTAGTC TTCCAGCTAGTCCATTGAAAAGGCAACCTTCAAAAGAGTCTGTTAAGAGTTTAACACACAGTACTGGATCTGCTGCCATAATTGTACCTGAAGAATCAGGTACAGCAGAGGAGGAATTAATCGTCATTGCTACTGATCAATCTTCTGCTCCTGTTGGAGATCAACAGTTAATTCATAGGAATACAAATATGACATCATCCGCGGGTGAAGCTAAACTAGGTCGAATACAACTGTCTCTACGTTACAGTGTACAAAGACAGAAGCTTATAATCGTTGTACACAAAATAGC TAACCTACCTCTACCACAAAATGATCCGCATAACATACCAGATCCATATGTAAAGTTGTATCTTCTACCTGACCGTCATAAGGAAACGAAACGTAAAACAGCAGTAATAAAGGATAATTGTAATCCAATATTCGATGAACAATTCGAGTATGTTGTTTCTCAAGCTGATTTAAACAGTCGCACATTGGAGGTATCAGTATGTACTCAAAAGGGTTGGTTGTCGACCGGAAGCAACGTAATGggacaaatttatttaagtttGGCCGAAATTGATGTCACAAAATCGTCCACAAGCTGGTACGATATACAACCAGAGACTAAAGACTAG
- the LOC132915037 gene encoding extended synaptotagmin-2 isoform X1, translating into MEGNCEDNKVSKPNPWPYMNVGSLTISFFTKLATVGFIWSWGYLNLNIAWLIAPIALVAWKTERRKDNELKAITAQASVMAKEKELIMSRLDELPSWVYFPDFDRAEWLNKVLYKIWPSINQFARELCKQSIEPAIVEKLGEYKVKGFQFERLVLGRIPLKIYGIKAYDKNTSRNEVIVDADIIYAGDCDITFSVGNIKGGIRDFQIRGIIRIVMKPLLPAIPIVGGVQAFFLNPPAINFNLVGVADVLDLPGFNEILRKTIVEQIAAFVVLPNKIVIPLSESVPVESLKIPEPEGVLRIHVVEAKHLMKKDIGMLGKGKSDPYAIINIGAQEFRTKTIDNTVNPKWDFWCEFIVEKSLGAYYNTVAAHLFDKDNAGQDDPLGRATIEVSRVKKKGNIDTWISLEQAKHGMVHLRLTWLQLSKNVADLQDALIETQELRITSMSTALLILYIDSARNLPCIRGNKQPDVYLEASVGGSTKRTATILRSCDPVWEQGFTFLVSNPQTGVLHIKITDEKTGVIVGEMSHNISLLLKQNNLEITQQPYDLQMAEVDSKLILSMSLNILKYEEPEPTSEEDDDDHDINQLNKRIERQESNISTISASLPASPLKRQPSKESVKSLTHSTGSAAIIVPEESGTAEEELIVIATDQSSAPVGDQQLIHRNTNMTSSAGEAKLGRIQLSLRYSVQRQKLIIVVHKIANLPLPQNDPHNIPDPYVKLYLLPDRHKETKRKTAVIKDNCNPIFDEQFEYVVSQADLNSRTLEVSVCTQKGWLSTGSNVMGQIYLSLAEIDVTKSSTSWYDIQPETKD; encoded by the exons ATGGAAGGTAACTGTGAAGACAATAAAGTATCTAAGCCAAATCCTTGGCCATACATGAATGTGGGCTCCTTGACCATatcattttttactaaattggCAACTGTTGGTTTTATTTGGAGTTGGGGATATCTAAACTTAAATATAGCGTGGTTAATTGCACCAATTGCTTTGGTAGCATGGAAAACAGAACGCAGGAAAGACAACGAATTAAAAGCAATTACTGCCCAAGCTAGTGTTATGgctaaagaaaaagaactaaTAATGAGTCGATTGGATGAATTACCTTCTTGGGTTTACTTCCCTGATTTTGATAGAGCTGAATGGTTAAATAAA gttttgtacaaaatttggCCAAGTATAAATCAATTTGCTCGTGAACTTTGTAAGCAAAGTATAGAACCTGCTATAGTAGAAAAATTAGGAGAGTATAAGGTAAAGGGATTTCAATTTGAAAGGCTGGTCTTAGGTCGTATT cCTCTAAAAATTTATGGTATTAAAGcatatgataaaaatacttCGAGGAATGAAGTCATTGTGGATGCagatattat atatgcTGGTGATTGTGATATTACTTTCTCGGTTGGAAATATAAAAGGTGGTATTAGGGATTTTCAG attcgcGGAATAATTAGAATAGTTATGAAACCACTATTACCTGCAATTCCTATAGTTGGAGGTGTGcaagcattttttttaaatccaccagctattaattttaatttggtTGGAGTCGCGGATGTTCTCGATTTACCTGGATTTAA tgAAATTTTAAGGAAAACGATAGTGGAACAAATAGCAGCCTTTGTAGTATTgccaaataaaattgttataccATTGAGCGAGTCAGTGCCAGttgaatcgttaaaaatacCAGAGCCTGAA gGTGTTTTAAGAATTCATGTAGTAGAAGCAAAACACCTTATGAAAAAGGATATAGGAATGTTAGGTAAAGGTAAATCTGATCCATAtgctattataaatattggagCACAAGAATTTAGAACAAAGACTATAGATAATACTGTGAATCCAAAATGGGATTTCTGGTGTGAG TTTATAGTGGAAAAGAGCTTGGGAGCCTATTACAACACGGTGGCTGCCCACCTTTTTGACAAAGACAACGCTGGTCAAGATGATCCACTTGGCAG GGCTACTATCGAAGTTAGTAGAgtgaaaaagaagggaaataTTGATACA TGGATTTCATTGGAACAAGCAAAACATGGTATGGTTCATTTACGTTTAACATGGCTTCAACTTTCAAAAAATGTTGCAGATTTGCAagat GCATTAATCGAAACTCAAGAACTCAGAATAACATCAATGAGTACAGCTCTTCTTATACTTTATATTGACTCAGCAAGAAATTTACCA TGTATTCGAGGTAATAAGCAGCCTGATGTTTATCTTGAAGCAAGTGTTGGTGGAAGCACAAAAAGAACAGCTACTATATTACGTTCTTGTGATCCAGTATGGGAACAAGGTTTTACCTTTTTAGTGAGCAATCCACAAACTGGTGTTTTACATATAAag aTCACAGATGAAAAGACTGGTGTCATAGTGGGGGAAATGAGTCacaatatttctttacttttgaAACAGAATAATCTTGAAATTACACAACAGCCTTATGATCTGCAAATGGCCGAAGTTGATagcaaattaatattatccaTGTCACTAAAT ATTTTGAAATACGAAGAACCTGAGCCTACTTCAGAAGAAGATGACGACGACCACGATATTAATCAATTGAATAAAAGAATCGAACGCCAAGAATCAAATATCAGCACGATATCAGCTAGTC TTCCAGCTAGTCCATTGAAAAGGCAACCTTCAAAAGAGTCTGTTAAGAGTTTAACACACAGTACTGGATCTGCTGCCATAATTGTACCTGAAGAATCAGGTACAGCAGAGGAGGAATTAATCGTCATTGCTACTGATCAATCTTCTGCTCCTGTTGGAGATCAACAGTTAATTCATAGGAATACAAATATGACATCATCCGCGGGTGAAGCTAAACTAGGTCGAATACAACTGTCTCTACGTTACAGTGTACAAAGACAGAAGCTTATAATCGTTGTACACAAAATAGC TAACCTACCTCTACCACAAAATGATCCGCATAACATACCAGATCCATATGTAAAGTTGTATCTTCTACCTGACCGTCATAAGGAAACGAAACGTAAAACAGCAGTAATAAAGGATAATTGTAATCCAATATTCGATGAACAATTCGAGTATGTTGTTTCTCAAGCTGATTTAAACAGTCGCACATTGGAGGTATCAGTATGTACTCAAAAGGGTTGGTTGTCGACCGGAAGCAACGTAATGggacaaatttatttaagtttGGCCGAAATTGATGTCACAAAATCGTCCACAAGCTGGTACGATATACAACCAGAGACTAAAGACTAG